The following are encoded together in the Variovorax paradoxus genome:
- a CDS encoding DNA topoisomerase III, with amino-acid sequence MRLFIAEKPSVAKAIAGELGATGKGDGFIECGTDKVTWCFGHMLEQADPDEYTPDDVPRGQSGKKVWRVDELPIIPESWILKPKDDAKKQLAVIGKLLKEAKEIVNAGDPDREGQLLVDEVLEHFRNSKPVRRFWVSAQDSVSVKRGLAALKENTTYAGWADAARGRQRADWLIGMNLSRAYTLRAQRGGSRALLTVGRVQTPTLALVVARDREIEAFKAVPYHTIRAVVQHAGGSFAAAWKAKEDQAGLDSEGRLVDTAVADALVAAVKGQPGTIAAYKQEAKKQNQPLAFALSDITALASAKFGYSAEDVLNTCQALYETHKLTSYPRTDCAYLPESQHADAPRVLEAIKHVNPELAGLVDGADPRIKSKTWDDSKITAHHGIVPTMQKGSKAALSERERNIYDLIVRAYLAQFYPLHEYMQTTVGVEIAGENFAASGKVVTRNGWRDVYSQADEEGEKDEDDDSGTQALPSMAQGDAVTCTDATRKDAKTKPPARFTEGTLIRAMENIHKFVSDAEHKKMLREGDGIGTSATRASIISELKRREFLAVKGKQIISTTLGRSVIDALPEVVKSPVLTALYERMLKGVEQGTAALDAFITKQETFIRDQVAKANSGAVTIAGGKEAAPVSSLHKCMACGSGLSRRPSKKKGQFWWGCSNFPTCKQTYPDLKGRPDYSKGRNGQASE; translated from the coding sequence CGACGGCTTCATCGAGTGCGGCACCGACAAAGTGACCTGGTGCTTCGGGCACATGCTCGAACAGGCCGACCCCGACGAGTACACGCCCGATGACGTGCCGCGCGGCCAGTCCGGCAAGAAGGTCTGGCGCGTCGATGAGCTGCCCATCATCCCCGAGAGCTGGATTCTCAAGCCCAAGGACGACGCGAAGAAGCAGCTCGCCGTGATCGGCAAGCTGCTCAAGGAGGCCAAGGAGATCGTCAACGCCGGCGACCCCGACCGCGAAGGCCAGTTGCTGGTTGACGAAGTGCTGGAGCACTTCCGCAACAGCAAGCCGGTGCGCCGCTTTTGGGTGAGCGCGCAGGACTCCGTTTCCGTCAAGCGCGGCCTGGCCGCGTTGAAGGAGAACACCACCTATGCAGGCTGGGCCGACGCTGCACGCGGGCGGCAGCGCGCCGACTGGCTGATCGGCATGAACCTCAGCCGCGCGTACACGCTGCGCGCGCAGCGCGGCGGCTCGCGCGCCCTGCTGACCGTGGGCCGCGTGCAGACGCCGACGCTGGCCCTCGTGGTCGCCCGCGACCGCGAGATCGAGGCATTCAAGGCCGTGCCGTACCACACCATCCGGGCGGTGGTGCAGCACGCCGGCGGCAGCTTCGCCGCCGCATGGAAGGCGAAGGAGGATCAAGCCGGTCTGGACAGCGAAGGCCGCCTTGTCGATACCGCCGTCGCCGACGCCCTGGTGGCCGCCGTCAAGGGCCAGCCGGGCACCATCGCCGCGTACAAACAGGAGGCCAAGAAGCAGAACCAGCCGCTGGCCTTCGCCCTGTCCGACATTACGGCACTGGCCTCGGCCAAGTTCGGCTACAGCGCCGAGGACGTGCTGAACACCTGCCAAGCGCTCTACGAGACGCACAAGCTGACCTCGTACCCGCGCACCGACTGCGCCTACCTGCCGGAGTCGCAGCACGCCGACGCGCCGCGCGTGCTGGAGGCGATCAAGCACGTCAACCCCGAACTGGCCGGCCTGGTCGATGGTGCCGATCCGCGTATCAAGTCCAAGACGTGGGACGACTCGAAGATCACCGCGCACCACGGCATCGTGCCGACCATGCAGAAGGGCAGCAAGGCCGCCCTCAGCGAGCGCGAGCGCAACATCTACGACCTGATCGTGCGCGCCTACCTGGCGCAGTTCTACCCGCTGCACGAGTACATGCAGACCACCGTGGGCGTCGAGATCGCGGGCGAGAACTTCGCCGCGAGCGGCAAGGTAGTCACGCGCAACGGCTGGCGTGACGTGTACAGCCAGGCCGACGAGGAAGGCGAGAAGGACGAGGACGACGACAGCGGCACGCAGGCCCTGCCGTCGATGGCCCAGGGCGACGCCGTGACCTGCACGGACGCCACCCGCAAGGACGCCAAGACGAAGCCGCCAGCGCGCTTTACCGAGGGCACGCTGATCCGCGCGATGGAGAACATCCACAAGTTCGTCAGCGATGCCGAGCACAAGAAGATGCTGCGCGAGGGCGACGGCATCGGCACGTCGGCCACCCGCGCGTCGATCATTTCCGAGTTGAAGCGGCGCGAGTTCCTGGCCGTCAAAGGCAAGCAGATCATCAGCACGACCCTCGGCCGCAGCGTCATCGACGCGCTGCCCGAGGTTGTGAAAAGCCCGGTGCTGACCGCGCTCTACGAGCGGATGCTGAAAGGCGTCGAGCAGGGCACGGCCGCCCTGGACGCCTTCATCACGAAGCAAGAGACGTTCATCCGCGACCAGGTGGCGAAGGCCAACAGCGGAGCCGTGACCATCGCCGGCGGCAAGGAAGCCGCGCCGGTGTCATCCCTTCACAAGTGCATGGCCTGCGGCAGCGGCTTGTCGCGCCGGCCGAGCAAGAAGAAGGGGCAATTCTGGTGGGGTTGCAGCAACTTCCCCACATGCAAGCAGACCTACCCCGACCTCAAGGGTCGGCCCGACTACAGCAAGGGCCGCAACGGCCAGGCATCCGAATGA
- a CDS encoding protein TraD, whose product MNEQTTTNTAAHDEPLAVLPPVDDDAAGREAVREKMADALTPGFQVEFDPDEAERVGAFVEDALSEQDAAASGDDLVEVDGALEPAFLDDEGPSADIPPFITTTNARELYDLRPGETVAQAAARKASEG is encoded by the coding sequence ATGAACGAGCAAACCACCACCAACACCGCCGCCCACGACGAGCCGCTGGCCGTCCTGCCGCCGGTTGACGACGACGCCGCCGGCCGCGAGGCCGTGCGCGAGAAGATGGCCGACGCGCTGACGCCCGGCTTCCAGGTCGAGTTCGACCCCGACGAAGCCGAGCGCGTGGGCGCGTTCGTGGAGGACGCGCTGTCCGAGCAGGACGCCGCCGCGAGCGGCGACGACCTGGTGGAAGTCGATGGCGCGCTGGAGCCGGCATTCCTGGACGACGAAGGCCCGAGCGCCGACATCCCGCCGTTCATCACCACCACGAACGCCCGCGAGCTGTACGACCTGCGGCCCGGCGAGACGGTTGCCCAGGCCGCCGCGCGCAAGGCGTCGGAGGGCTGA
- a CDS encoding zincin-like metallopeptidase domain-containing protein, protein MPITKAEAQGVTRAFVRDYPGALELAYKFREDAAELYGPRAAEVPADMKGGYVPKETLHAGRAYRGRVDVPLQNVESASDLLMTLRHEVLGHYGANTFAPGEKRALLDGLAAARNEPTLKPLWDDVNRRYAGQSLDVRAEEVFALHCEGIEPSQHQVADQVQQRGQQSFTETCIARVRPMQADDLHNIVCMVAQGLRDRSRTQQNFPQFNELFRRDENMEPKKPFHEVVAEKLIEQLKAGTAPWQKPWEPGEPNAYLPMNPTTGKRYKGINAIHLMAQGRSDARWMTYKQAAAVGAQVRKGEKGTPVQYWKFSEEQDKLDDSGRPVLDAKGQPVKETVMLERPRVFFATVFNGEQIDGLPPLQPKKEQTWNAVERAEHILKASGATITHAAGDRAFYRPSTDSITLPERGQFPSSDRYYATALHELGHWTGHASRLDRDLAHPFGSEGYAKEELRAEIASMIVGDELGIGHDPGQHAAYVGSWIKALQDEPLEVFRAAADAEKIHDYVLAFEQKQVQEQDQQQSQAQDEAVAQALAVDIAEVLDNPDVSFSHYQAFQGDTLEDALRSRGLETVGSITGTDPEQFYAVAHDRLSPVFGIDPSHTDTDNAYLERKGLAQEFANMAEQLHLAQQLQQHGEQIVSSIDAEARWSDGQRIFAFHDQDGEPHQVRSLDELNNYAPDQLMALPALTQQQAAVADQEANMTPPTIDQAAALLAAHPADAVQGIEQAAAARRQLAAGEIDGQAFADATRQHLGVELPPDWSGELRIVGVAEQDGQTVDAAQAGIEPQAFQVYARKADAQFGEDAFAFVAGTRTEGQAEALAERLHLVDALGTDNQHERAAKLARVQEERVRRDPNATEEDISAAKEARKTAEASAMLNDSDAQRRAAELERQERERQQAQPQAEKPERQYINVPYKEKDEAKSLGARWDRQQQSWYVPPGTDAAPFAKWAQGAATAAVEPRSAQPAPEAQGEAQKPAQQAQQARQYLAVPYEQRNAAKAAGALWDKAAKSWYVGPRADAAKLERWKPENVQAQQGPAMTPREEFAEAMRSAGLFTGSNAQGDHPIMDGKRHRVPVEGGKKGALDGFYVGHLDGHPAGRIINNKTGTDITWKSKGYALSDQEKAKLQAEAAEKLAQRAVEQDKAQEATAQRVGRQMADLVPIEQPTPYLQAKGIQAQAGVMTDREGQKTYIPAFDAEGKQWTMQYIQEDGTKRFAKDSKKEGCFHPVGGMDALAAAPALVISEGYATAAQVAEAVGHATVAAFDSGNLEAVAKALHAKFPDKPVIIAGDDDRHLVMTHGNNPGREKAEAAAQAVGGKAIFPIFAPAENTYPRDLPAITPDSFKTHLRAEQRLADAAAGKVELAGDEAAKLKASMLSGAQIAALSTMKQHTDFNDLAHKSELGIEGVKRQIGAAISQVQRDEQQHQEQKHVEKKQQQIEQRPRRAARIG, encoded by the coding sequence ATGCCGATCACGAAAGCCGAGGCGCAAGGGGTGACGCGGGCTTTCGTCCGCGACTACCCCGGCGCGCTGGAGCTGGCCTACAAGTTCCGCGAGGACGCGGCCGAGCTGTACGGGCCGCGAGCGGCCGAGGTGCCGGCCGACATGAAGGGCGGCTACGTGCCCAAGGAGACGCTGCACGCCGGCCGCGCTTACCGTGGCCGCGTGGACGTGCCCTTGCAGAACGTCGAGAGCGCCAGCGACCTACTGATGACGCTGCGGCACGAGGTGCTAGGCCACTACGGGGCCAACACCTTCGCGCCGGGCGAGAAGCGCGCCTTGCTGGACGGCCTGGCGGCCGCCCGCAACGAACCCACCCTCAAGCCGCTATGGGATGACGTGAACCGGCGCTATGCCGGCCAGTCCCTGGACGTGCGCGCCGAGGAAGTGTTTGCCCTGCACTGCGAGGGCATCGAGCCGAGCCAGCACCAGGTCGCCGACCAGGTGCAGCAGCGCGGCCAACAGTCATTCACGGAAACCTGCATCGCCCGCGTGCGGCCCATGCAGGCCGACGACCTGCACAACATCGTGTGCATGGTCGCCCAGGGCCTGCGCGACCGTTCCCGGACACAGCAGAACTTCCCTCAGTTCAACGAGCTATTCCGAAGGGACGAGAACATGGAGCCGAAGAAGCCGTTTCACGAAGTCGTGGCCGAAAAGCTGATCGAGCAGCTCAAGGCCGGCACCGCACCGTGGCAAAAGCCGTGGGAGCCGGGCGAACCCAACGCCTACCTGCCGATGAACCCGACCACCGGCAAGCGGTACAAAGGGATCAACGCCATCCACCTGATGGCCCAGGGCCGCAGCGATGCGCGCTGGATGACCTACAAGCAGGCCGCCGCCGTGGGCGCGCAGGTTCGCAAGGGCGAGAAAGGCACGCCGGTTCAATACTGGAAGTTCAGCGAAGAGCAAGACAAGCTGGACGACAGCGGCCGGCCCGTCCTCGATGCGAAGGGCCAGCCGGTCAAGGAAACCGTCATGCTGGAGCGGCCGCGCGTGTTCTTTGCGACCGTGTTCAACGGCGAGCAGATCGACGGCCTGCCGCCGCTCCAGCCGAAGAAGGAACAGACTTGGAACGCCGTCGAGCGCGCCGAGCACATCCTGAAAGCCTCGGGCGCGACGATCACCCACGCCGCCGGTGATCGGGCGTTCTACCGCCCTTCGACCGACAGCATCACCCTGCCGGAGCGCGGCCAGTTCCCCAGCTCCGACCGCTACTACGCGACCGCGCTGCACGAGCTGGGCCACTGGACGGGCCACGCTTCGCGCCTTGACCGCGACCTGGCGCACCCGTTCGGGAGCGAGGGGTACGCCAAGGAAGAGCTGCGCGCCGAGATCGCTTCCATGATCGTCGGCGACGAGCTGGGCATCGGCCACGATCCGGGCCAGCACGCCGCCTATGTGGGTTCGTGGATCAAGGCGCTGCAAGACGAGCCGCTGGAGGTGTTCCGCGCGGCCGCCGATGCCGAGAAGATTCACGACTACGTGCTGGCCTTCGAGCAGAAGCAGGTTCAGGAGCAAGACCAGCAGCAGAGCCAGGCCCAGGACGAAGCCGTGGCCCAGGCCCTGGCCGTGGACATTGCCGAAGTCCTGGACAACCCGGACGTGTCTTTCAGCCACTACCAGGCATTCCAGGGCGACACCCTGGAAGACGCCTTGCGCAGCCGTGGCCTCGAAACCGTGGGCAGCATCACCGGCACCGATCCCGAGCAGTTCTACGCGGTCGCGCATGACCGGCTGTCGCCGGTGTTCGGCATCGACCCGAGCCACACCGACACCGACAACGCCTACCTGGAGCGCAAGGGCTTGGCGCAAGAGTTCGCCAACATGGCCGAACAGCTCCACCTCGCGCAGCAGCTCCAGCAGCACGGCGAACAGATCGTGTCGAGCATCGACGCCGAAGCCAGGTGGAGCGACGGCCAGCGCATCTTTGCGTTCCACGACCAGGACGGTGAACCCCACCAGGTTCGCAGCCTGGACGAGCTGAACAACTACGCGCCCGACCAGTTGATGGCCCTGCCGGCGCTGACCCAGCAGCAAGCGGCCGTCGCAGACCAGGAGGCGAACATGACCCCACCGACCATCGACCAGGCGGCCGCCCTGCTGGCCGCCCATCCTGCCGACGCGGTGCAGGGCATCGAGCAGGCCGCCGCCGCGCGCCGGCAGCTCGCCGCCGGCGAGATCGACGGCCAGGCGTTCGCCGACGCGACCCGTCAACACCTTGGCGTTGAGCTGCCGCCCGACTGGAGCGGAGAGCTGCGCATCGTCGGCGTGGCCGAGCAGGACGGCCAGACCGTCGATGCCGCCCAGGCCGGCATCGAGCCGCAGGCGTTCCAGGTCTACGCGCGCAAGGCCGATGCGCAGTTCGGCGAGGACGCCTTTGCCTTCGTCGCCGGCACCCGCACCGAGGGCCAGGCCGAGGCTCTGGCCGAGCGCCTGCACCTGGTCGATGCGCTGGGCACCGACAACCAGCACGAGCGCGCCGCCAAGCTGGCCCGCGTGCAGGAAGAGCGTGTACGGCGCGACCCCAACGCGACCGAAGAGGACATTTCAGCCGCTAAAGAGGCACGCAAGACCGCCGAGGCGTCGGCCATGCTCAACGACAGCGACGCGCAGCGCCGCGCGGCCGAGCTGGAGCGCCAGGAACGCGAGCGGCAGCAGGCGCAGCCGCAGGCCGAGAAGCCCGAACGGCAGTACATCAACGTGCCGTACAAGGAGAAGGACGAGGCCAAGAGCCTCGGGGCGCGTTGGGATCGGCAGCAACAGTCCTGGTACGTGCCGCCGGGCACCGATGCCGCTCCCTTCGCCAAATGGGCGCAGGGAGCCGCTACAGCGGCCGTAGAGCCGCGTTCGGCCCAGCCGGCACCCGAAGCCCAGGGCGAGGCGCAGAAGCCCGCGCAGCAGGCCCAGCAGGCCCGCCAGTACCTGGCCGTGCCCTACGAGCAGCGCAACGCGGCCAAGGCCGCCGGCGCGCTTTGGGACAAGGCCGCGAAGTCCTGGTATGTCGGCCCGCGCGCCGACGCGGCGAAGCTCGAACGCTGGAAGCCCGAGAACGTGCAGGCCCAGCAAGGGCCAGCGATGACGCCAAGGGAAGAGTTCGCCGAGGCCATGCGCAGCGCCGGCCTGTTCACCGGCAGCAACGCCCAGGGCGATCACCCGATCATGGATGGCAAGCGGCACCGCGTGCCGGTCGAGGGCGGCAAGAAGGGCGCGCTCGATGGCTTCTACGTGGGCCACCTGGACGGGCACCCGGCCGGGCGGATCATCAACAACAAGACCGGCACGGACATTACCTGGAAGAGCAAGGGCTACGCCTTGAGCGACCAGGAGAAGGCCAAGCTCCAGGCCGAGGCGGCCGAGAAGCTGGCACAGCGAGCCGTCGAGCAGGACAAGGCCCAGGAGGCCACCGCGCAGCGCGTCGGTCGGCAGATGGCCGACCTCGTGCCCATCGAGCAGCCGACGCCCTACCTGCAAGCCAAAGGCATCCAGGCGCAGGCCGGCGTGATGACCGACCGCGAAGGCCAGAAGACCTACATCCCGGCCTTCGACGCAGAGGGCAAGCAATGGACGATGCAATACATCCAGGAGGACGGCACTAAGCGGTTCGCCAAGGACTCGAAGAAGGAAGGATGCTTCCACCCGGTCGGCGGCATGGACGCCCTGGCGGCCGCGCCGGCGCTGGTGATCTCGGAGGGCTACGCCACGGCGGCCCAGGTGGCCGAGGCCGTGGGCCACGCCACGGTCGCCGCCTTCGACAGCGGCAACCTTGAGGCCGTGGCGAAGGCGCTGCACGCCAAGTTCCCGGACAAGCCGGTCATCATCGCCGGCGACGACGACCGGCACCTGGTCATGACCCACGGCAACAACCCCGGCCGGGAGAAGGCCGAGGCGGCCGCCCAGGCCGTGGGCGGCAAGGCGATCTTCCCGATCTTCGCGCCGGCCGAGAACACCTACCCGCGCGACTTGCCCGCCATCACGCCCGACAGCTTCAAGACCCACCTGCGCGCCGAGCAGCGCCTTGCCGACGCCGCCGCCGGCAAGGTCGAGCTGGCCGGCGACGAGGCGGCCAAGCTCAAGGCGTCGATGTTGAGCGGCGCGCAGATCGCGGCGCTGTCCACGATGAAGCAGCACACCGACTTCAACGACTTGGCGCACAAGAGCGAGCTGGGCATCGAGGGCGTGAAGCGGCAGATCGGCGCGGCCATCAGCCAGGTGCAGCGCGACGAGCAGCAGCACCAGGAGCAGAAGCACGTCGAGAAAAAGCAACAGCAGATCGAGCAGCGCCCACGGCGGGCCGCTCGCATCGGATAA